A DNA window from Bacteroides cellulosilyticus contains the following coding sequences:
- the rpoC gene encoding DNA-directed RNA polymerase subunit beta', whose product MAFRKDNKIKSNFSKISIGLASPEEILENSSGEVLKPETINYRTYKPERDGLFCERIFGPIKDYECHCGKYKRIRYKGIVCDRCGVEVTEKKVRRERMGHIQLVVPVAHIWYFRSLPNKIGYLLGLPTKKLDSIIYYERYVVIQAGVMAGEIAEYDLLSEEEYLDLMEKLPKDNQFLEDSDPNKFIARMGAEAIYDLLARLDLDALSYDLRHRAGNDASQQRKNEALKRLQVVESFRASRGRNKPEWMIVRIVPVIPPELRPLVPLDGGRFATSDLNDLYRRVIIRNNRLKRLIEIKAPEVILRNEKRMLQEAVDSLFDNSRKSSAVKTDANRPLKSLSDSLKGKQGRFRQNLLGKRVDYSARSVIVVGPELKMGECGIPKLMAAELYKPFIIRKLIERGIVKTVKSAKKIVDRKEAVIWDILEHVMKGHPVLLNRAPTLHRLGIQAFQPKMIEGKAIQLHPLACTAFNADFDGDQMAVHLPLSNEAVLEAQMLMLQSHNILNPANGAPITVPSQDMVLGLYYITKLRKGAKGEGLIFYGPEEALIAYNEGKVDIHAPISVVVKDVDENGNVVDVMMHDTSVGRVIVNEIVPPEAGYINTIISKKSLRDIISDVIKVCGVAKAADFLDGIKNLGYQMAFKGGLSFNLGDIIIPEQKEALVQKGYDEVEQVINNYNMGFITNNERYNQVIDIWTHVNSELSNILMKTISSDDQGFNAVYMMLDSGARGSKEQIRQLSGMRGLMAKPQKAGAEGGQIIENPILSNFKEGLSVLEYFISTHGARKGLADTALKTADAGYLTRRLVDVSHDVIINEEDCGTLRGLVCTDLKNNDEIIATLYERILGRVSVHDIVHPTTGELLVAGGEEITEEVAKKIQDSPIESVEIRSVLTCESKKGVCAKCYGRNLATSQMVQRGEAVGVIAAQSIGEPGTQLTLRTFHAGGTAANIAANASIMAKNPARLEFEELRTVDVVDEAGEPAKVVVGRLAEVRFVDVNTGIVLSTHNVPYGSTLYAADGEVVEKGKMIARWDPFNAVIITEATGKIEFEGVIENITYKVESDESTGLREIIIIESKDKTKVPTAHIMTEDGELIRTYNLPVGGHVVVENGQKVKAGEVIVKIPRAVGKAGDITGGLPRVTELFEARNPSNPAVVSEIDGEVTMGKVKRGNREIVVTSKTGEVKKYLVPLSKQILVQENDYVRAGTPLSDGAITPADILAIKGPTAVQEYIVNEVQDVYRLQGVKINDKHFEIIVRQMMRKVQIDEPGDTRFLEQQVVDKLEFMEENDRIWGKKVVVDAGDSQNLQPGQIVTARKLRDENSMLKRRDLKPVEVRDAVPATSTQILQGITRAALQTSSFMSAASFQETTKVLNEAAINGKVDKLEGMKENVICGHLIPAGTGQREFEKIIVGSKEEYDRILANKKTVLDYNSMDVEE is encoded by the coding sequence ATGGCTTTTAGAAAAGATAACAAGATAAAGAGTAATTTCTCGAAGATCTCTATTGGTTTGGCTTCTCCGGAAGAAATCCTTGAGAATTCGAGTGGTGAAGTTTTAAAGCCTGAAACTATCAACTATCGTACGTATAAGCCTGAACGTGACGGTTTGTTCTGTGAACGTATTTTTGGTCCTATCAAGGATTATGAATGCCATTGCGGTAAATATAAACGTATCCGTTATAAAGGTATTGTCTGCGACCGTTGTGGTGTGGAAGTGACAGAGAAAAAAGTACGTCGTGAGCGTATGGGACACATCCAGCTGGTTGTGCCGGTAGCTCATATTTGGTATTTCCGTTCACTTCCTAATAAAATTGGTTATTTGCTGGGTCTGCCTACAAAGAAACTAGATTCTATTATTTACTATGAGCGTTATGTGGTAATCCAGGCTGGTGTGATGGCTGGTGAGATTGCTGAATATGATTTGCTCTCGGAAGAAGAATATCTGGATTTGATGGAGAAGTTGCCGAAAGACAATCAATTCCTAGAAGATTCAGATCCTAATAAGTTCATAGCTAGGATGGGTGCCGAAGCCATTTATGACTTGCTGGCTCGTCTAGATTTGGATGCATTGTCTTATGATTTGCGTCATCGTGCTGGTAACGACGCTTCTCAACAGCGTAAGAATGAGGCTTTAAAGCGTCTCCAGGTTGTTGAATCATTCCGTGCATCTCGTGGACGCAATAAGCCGGAATGGATGATTGTACGTATCGTACCGGTTATCCCGCCCGAACTTCGTCCGTTGGTTCCGTTGGATGGTGGTCGTTTTGCCACTTCTGACTTGAATGATCTTTATCGCCGCGTAATTATTCGTAACAATCGTCTGAAAAGACTGATTGAGATAAAGGCTCCTGAAGTCATTTTGCGTAATGAAAAGCGTATGTTACAGGAAGCGGTTGACTCATTGTTCGACAATTCACGTAAGTCCAGTGCAGTAAAAACGGATGCTAACCGTCCTTTGAAATCTCTTTCCGATAGTTTGAAAGGTAAGCAGGGGCGTTTCCGTCAGAACTTGTTGGGTAAACGTGTTGACTACTCTGCGCGTTCGGTTATCGTTGTAGGTCCGGAACTGAAAATGGGGGAATGTGGTATTCCTAAATTGATGGCAGCTGAACTGTACAAACCGTTCATTATACGTAAGTTGATTGAACGTGGTATTGTAAAGACCGTGAAGAGTGCCAAGAAGATTGTAGATCGCAAAGAAGCTGTTATCTGGGATATTCTGGAACATGTAATGAAAGGTCATCCAGTACTGTTGAACCGTGCACCGACATTGCACCGTTTGGGTATTCAGGCATTCCAGCCTAAGATGATTGAAGGAAAAGCTATTCAGTTGCACCCGTTGGCATGTACGGCTTTCAATGCTGACTTTGATGGTGACCAGATGGCTGTTCACTTGCCGTTGAGTAATGAAGCAGTTTTGGAGGCTCAGATGTTGATGCTTCAATCTCATAATATCTTGAATCCGGCAAATGGTGCTCCTATTACTGTACCTTCTCAGGATATGGTTCTTGGTTTGTACTACATTACTAAATTACGTAAGGGTGCAAAAGGCGAAGGCTTGATATTCTATGGTCCGGAAGAAGCTTTGATTGCTTACAATGAGGGTAAGGTTGATATTCATGCTCCGATCAGCGTTGTTGTGAAGGATGTAGACGAGAATGGGAATGTTGTTGATGTAATGATGCATGACACTTCAGTAGGTCGTGTAATTGTTAACGAAATTGTTCCTCCTGAAGCTGGTTATATCAACACCATTATTTCTAAAAAATCACTTCGTGATATCATTAGTGATGTAATTAAGGTGTGTGGTGTGGCTAAAGCCGCTGATTTCCTCGATGGTATCAAGAACTTAGGTTATCAAATGGCCTTTAAGGGTGGTTTGTCATTCAACTTGGGTGATATTATCATTCCGGAACAAAAAGAAGCATTGGTACAGAAAGGTTATGATGAAGTTGAGCAGGTTATCAACAACTATAATATGGGTTTCATTACCAATAATGAACGTTATAACCAGGTAATCGATATTTGGACACATGTTAATTCTGAGTTGTCTAATATATTGATGAAAACTATTTCGAGTGATGATCAGGGATTCAATGCTGTGTATATGATGTTGGATTCTGGTGCCCGTGGTTCTAAAGAACAGATTCGTCAGTTGTCTGGTATGCGTGGTTTGATGGCAAAACCGCAGAAGGCAGGTGCAGAAGGTGGGCAGATTATTGAAAACCCCATTCTTTCAAACTTTAAGGAGGGGCTTTCGGTGTTGGAGTACTTTATCTCTACCCACGGTGCCCGTAAAGGTTTGGCGGATACGGCATTGAAGACGGCTGATGCGGGATATTTGACTCGTCGTCTGGTAGACGTATCTCATGACGTGATTATTAATGAAGAAGACTGCGGGACACTCCGTGGATTGGTTTGTACAGACTTGAAGAATAATGATGAAATCATTGCTACGCTGTATGAACGTATTCTTGGTCGTGTATCTGTACATGATATCGTTCATCCTACAACAGGTGAATTGCTGGTTGCCGGTGGTGAAGAAATAACAGAGGAAGTTGCTAAGAAGATTCAGGACTCTCCGATTGAAAGTGTTGAAATACGTTCAGTATTGACTTGTGAATCGAAGAAGGGAGTTTGTGCGAAATGTTATGGACGTAATCTTGCAACAAGCCAGATGGTTCAAAGAGGTGAGGCTGTTGGGGTAATTGCTGCACAGTCTATCGGTGAGCCGGGTACACAGTTGACGTTGCGTACCTTCCATGCCGGTGGTACGGCTGCCAATATCGCAGCCAATGCAAGTATTATGGCTAAGAATCCGGCACGCCTGGAATTTGAAGAACTCCGTACTGTAGACGTTGTGGACGAAGCTGGTGAACCTGCAAAAGTTGTGGTAGGTCGTTTGGCAGAAGTACGTTTTGTGGATGTAAATACCGGTATTGTTCTTTCTACTCATAACGTACCTTATGGTTCTACACTTTATGCCGCTGATGGTGAAGTAGTAGAGAAAGGTAAGATGATTGCTCGCTGGGATCCGTTCAATGCTGTTATTATAACAGAAGCTACTGGTAAGATTGAGTTTGAAGGTGTTATTGAAAACATTACTTATAAAGTAGAGTCTGATGAATCTACCGGTTTGCGCGAAATTATCATTATTGAATCTAAAGATAAGACGAAAGTTCCAACGGCTCATATAATGACAGAGGATGGAGAACTTATTCGTACATATAATCTCCCTGTAGGTGGTCACGTGGTAGTTGAAAATGGACAAAAGGTGAAAGCCGGTGAGGTTATTGTGAAGATTCCTCGCGCCGTTGGTAAAGCCGGTGATATCACGGGTGGTCTTCCACGCGTAACTGAATTATTCGAAGCTCGTAATCCGTCTAATCCTGCTGTTGTTTCTGAAATCGATGGCGAGGTTACAATGGGTAAGGTGAAGCGTGGTAACCGCGAAATTGTTGTAACTTCAAAAACTGGTGAGGTTAAGAAGTATCTGGTACCGTTATCTAAACAGATTCTGGTACAAGAGAATGACTATGTGCGGGCCGGTACTCCGTTGTCTGATGGTGCTATAACTCCTGCTGATATTCTTGCTATTAAGGGGCCTACCGCTGTGCAGGAATATATCGTGAACGAAGTGCAGGATGTATACCGTTTGCAGGGTGTGAAGATTAATGATAAACACTTTGAGATCATTGTTCGTCAGATGATGCGTAAAGTTCAAATTGATGAGCCTGGCGATACACGCTTCTTGGAACAACAGGTAGTGGACAAGTTGGAGTTCATGGAAGAAAACGATCGTATCTGGGGTAAGAAAGTTGTGGTTGATGCTGGTGATTCCCAAAATCTGCAACCAGGTCAGATTGTAACCGCCCGTAAGTTGCGTGATGAAAACAGTATGTTGAAACGTCGCGACTTGAAACCTGTTGAAGTACGTGATGCTGTCCCTGCAACTTCTACTCAGATTCTTCAGGGTATTACGCGTGCAGCTCTGCAAACTTCAAGCTTTATGTCTGCTGCTTCATTCCAGGAGACTACTAAGGTATTGAACGAAGCAGCTATCAACGGTAAGGTTGATAAATTGGAAGGTATGAAGGAGAACGTTATTTGTGGTCATTTGATACCCGCAGGTACTGGTCAGCGTGAGTTTGAAAAGATTATTGTTGGTTCCAAAGAAGAGTATGACCGTATCCTTGCTAACAAGAAGACGGTATTGGATTACAATTCAATGGATGTTGAAGAATAA
- a CDS encoding DUF3467 domain-containing protein yields MENREMNNQLQIELKEDIAQGTYANLTVITHSSSEFIVDFICVMPGMPKASVKSRIVLAPEHAKRLLRALEENIGKYERTFGSIRLLDEQSIPPMTNLKGEA; encoded by the coding sequence ATGGAAAACAGAGAAATGAATAATCAGTTGCAAATAGAACTGAAAGAAGATATTGCTCAAGGCACGTATGCTAATTTGACTGTGATCACACATTCCAGTTCTGAATTTATTGTGGATTTTATATGTGTAATGCCGGGAATGCCTAAGGCCAGTGTGAAGTCCCGTATTGTACTGGCTCCGGAACATGCAAAGAGATTATTGCGTGCTTTGGAAGAAAATATAGGTAAATATGAACGTACATTTGGTTCCATTAGATTGTTGGATGAGCAATCAATTCCGCCTATGACGAACCTCAAAGGGGAGGCATAA
- the rpsL gene encoding 30S ribosomal protein S12: MPTIQQLVRKGREVLVEKSKSPALDSCPQRRGVCVRVYTTTPKKPNSAMRKVARVRLTNGKEVNSYIPGEGHNLQEHSIVLVRGGRVKDLPGVRYHIVRGTLDTAGVAGRTQRRSKYGSKRPKPGQQAAPAKKKK, from the coding sequence ATGCCTACAATTCAGCAATTAGTAAGAAAAGGACGCGAGGTGTTGGTGGAGAAAAGTAAGTCACCGGCTCTTGATTCATGTCCTCAAAGACGTGGCGTTTGCGTGAGAGTGTATACAACCACTCCGAAAAAACCGAATTCTGCAATGCGTAAAGTTGCGCGTGTACGTTTGACCAATGGTAAAGAGGTGAACTCTTACATTCCGGGAGAAGGACATAACTTGCAGGAGCACTCTATTGTATTAGTACGTGGTGGTCGTGTAAAAGACCTTCCAGGTGTACGTTATCACATTGTTCGTGGTACATTGGATACTGCGGGTGTTGCAGGTCGTACTCAAAGACGTTCTAAATACGGATCTAAACGTCCGAAACCGGGACAACAGGCTGCACCGGCTAAGAAGAAAAAATAA
- the rpsG gene encoding 30S ribosomal protein S7, which yields MRKAKPKKRVILPDPVFNDQKVSKFVNHLMYDGKKNTSYEIFYAALETVKTKLPNEEKSALEIWKKALDNVTPQVEVKSRRVGGATFQVPTEIRPDRKESVSMKNLILFARKRGGKSMADKLAAEIMDAYNEQGGAFKRKEDMHRMAEANRAFAHFRF from the coding sequence ATGAGAAAAGCAAAACCCAAAAAACGCGTTATCCTGCCGGATCCCGTGTTTAATGATCAAAAGGTTTCAAAATTCGTAAACCATCTGATGTATGACGGAAAGAAGAATACCTCTTATGAAATCTTCTACGCCGCTCTGGAAACAGTAAAAACAAAACTTCCTAACGAAGAAAAATCTGCCCTTGAAATTTGGAAAAAGGCATTGGATAATGTAACTCCTCAGGTTGAAGTTAAGTCTCGTCGTGTAGGTGGTGCTACATTCCAGGTTCCTACTGAAATCCGCCCGGACCGTAAAGAGTCAGTTTCTATGAAGAACTTGATCCTTTTTGCTCGCAAGCGTGGTGGTAAATCAATGGCTGATAAATTGGCCGCTGAGATTATGGATGCGTATAATGAACAAGGTGGTGCTTTCAAACGTAAAGAAGATATGCACAGAATGGCTGAAGCTAACCGTGCATTTGCTCATTTCAGATTCTAA
- the fusA gene encoding elongation factor G produces MAKQDLHLTRNIGIMAHIDAGKTTTSERILFYTGLTHKIGEVHDGAATMDWMAQEQERGITITSAATTTRWKYAGDTYKINLIDTPGHVDFTAEVERSLRILDGAVAAYCAVGGVEPQSETVWRQADKYNVPRIAYVNKMDRSGADFFEVVRQMKAVLGANPCPIVIPIGAEESFKGLVDLIKMKAIYWHDETMGADYTVEEIPANLVDEANEWRDKMLEKVAEFDDALMEKYFDDPSTITEEEVLRALRNATVQMAVVPMLCGSSFKNKGVQTLLDYVCAFLPSPLDTENVVGTNPDTGAEEDRKPSDDEKTSALAFKIATDPYVGRLTFFRVYSGKIEAGSYIYNSRSGKKERVSRLFQMHSNKQNPVEVIGAGDIGAGVGFKDIHTGDTLCDEDAPIVLESMDFPEPVIGIAVEPKTQKDMDKLSNGLAKLAEEDPTFTVKTDEQTGQTVISGMGELHLDIIIDRLKREFKVECNQGKPQVNYKEAITKTVNLREVYKKQSGGRGKFADIIVNIGPADEDFVQGGLQFVDEVKGGNIPKEFIPSVQKGFTTAMKNGVLAGYPLDSLKVTLLDGSFHPVDSDQLSFEICAIQAYKSACAKAGPVLMEPIMKLEVVTPEENMGDVIGDLNKRRGQVEGMESSRSGARIVKAMVPLAEMFGYVTALRTITSGRATSSMVYSHHAQLSSSIAKAVLEEVKGRADLL; encoded by the coding sequence ATGGCTAAGCAAGATTTACATTTGACGCGTAATATTGGTATCATGGCTCACATTGATGCCGGAAAAACAACAACCTCTGAACGTATCCTGTTTTATACGGGTTTGACTCACAAAATTGGAGAAGTACATGATGGTGCTGCTACAATGGACTGGATGGCGCAGGAACAGGAACGTGGTATTACTATTACTTCTGCAGCTACTACAACTCGTTGGAAATATGCAGGTGATACTTATAAAATCAACTTGATTGATACTCCGGGACACGTTGACTTTACTGCTGAAGTAGAGCGCTCTTTGCGTATCTTGGATGGTGCTGTTGCTGCATATTGTGCAGTGGGTGGTGTTGAACCGCAGTCTGAGACTGTATGGCGTCAGGCTGATAAGTACAATGTGCCGCGTATTGCTTATGTGAACAAGATGGACCGTTCTGGTGCTGACTTCTTTGAGGTCGTTCGCCAGATGAAGGCCGTTTTGGGCGCTAATCCTTGCCCGATTGTTATTCCTATAGGTGCTGAAGAGTCTTTCAAAGGTCTGGTTGATCTTATCAAGATGAAAGCTATCTATTGGCATGACGAAACTATGGGTGCTGACTACACTGTAGAGGAAATCCCTGCTAATCTAGTTGACGAAGCTAACGAATGGAGAGATAAGATGCTCGAAAAGGTGGCAGAGTTTGACGATGCTTTGATGGAGAAATATTTCGATGATCCTTCTACTATTACAGAAGAAGAAGTGCTGAGAGCTCTTCGTAATGCTACTGTACAGATGGCTGTAGTTCCGATGTTGTGTGGTTCTTCATTCAAGAATAAAGGTGTACAGACACTGCTTGACTATGTTTGCGCATTCTTGCCTTCTCCATTGGATACTGAAAATGTAGTTGGAACAAATCCTGATACAGGTGCTGAGGAAGATCGTAAGCCCAGCGATGATGAAAAGACTTCTGCATTGGCATTTAAGATTGCTACTGACCCGTATGTAGGTCGTTTGACATTCTTCCGTGTTTACTCTGGTAAGATTGAAGCAGGTTCTTATATCTATAATTCTCGTTCTGGTAAAAAAGAACGTGTATCTCGTCTGTTCCAGATGCACTCAAACAAGCAGAATCCGGTTGAAGTAATCGGTGCTGGTGATATTGGTGCAGGTGTTGGATTTAAGGATATTCATACTGGTGATACATTGTGTGATGAAGATGCACCGATTGTATTGGAGTCTATGGATTTCCCGGAACCGGTTATTGGTATTGCTGTAGAACCGAAGACTCAGAAGGATATGGACAAACTGTCTAACGGTTTGGCTAAATTGGCTGAAGAAGATCCGACGTTTACTGTGAAGACTGACGAACAAACTGGTCAGACTGTTATCTCTGGTATGGGTGAGCTTCACTTGGATATCATTATTGACCGTCTGAAACGTGAGTTTAAGGTAGAATGTAATCAAGGTAAGCCTCAAGTAAATTACAAAGAGGCTATCACTAAGACAGTTAACTTGCGTGAAGTTTATAAGAAACAGTCTGGTGGACGTGGTAAATTTGCGGATATCATCGTAAATATTGGTCCTGCTGACGAGGATTTCGTACAAGGCGGTCTGCAATTTGTTGATGAAGTGAAGGGTGGTAACATTCCTAAGGAATTTATTCCATCTGTACAGAAAGGTTTCACAACTGCCATGAAGAATGGTGTGTTGGCTGGTTATCCTTTGGATTCACTGAAAGTGACATTGCTTGATGGTTCTTTCCACCCGGTTGACTCTGACCAGTTGTCATTCGAAATCTGTGCTATCCAGGCATATAAGAGTGCTTGCGCTAAAGCGGGTCCTGTGCTTATGGAGCCTATTATGAAACTAGAAGTTGTGACTCCGGAAGAAAACATGGGTGATGTAATCGGTGACTTGAACAAACGCCGTGGTCAGGTAGAAGGTATGGAGTCTAGCCGTTCAGGTGCTCGTATCGTGAAGGCGATGGTTCCGTTGGCAGAAATGTTTGGTTATGTAACTGCGTTGCGTACAATCACTTCTGGCCGTGCGACTTCATCAATGGTATATTCTCATCACGCTCAGCTTTCTAGCTCTATTGCGAAGGCAGTATTGGAAGAGGTGAAGGGACGTGCTGATTTACTCTAA
- the rpsJ gene encoding 30S ribosomal protein S10, producing the protein MSQKIRIKLKSYDHNLVDKSAEKIVRTVKATGAIVSGPIPLPTHKRIFTVNRSTFVNKKSREQFELSSYKRLIDIYSSTAKTVDALMKLELPSGVEVEIKV; encoded by the coding sequence ATGAGTCAGAAAATTAGAATTAAATTGAAATCTTACGACCACAACTTGGTTGACAAATCAGCTGAGAAGATTGTAAGAACGGTGAAGGCAACGGGTGCTATCGTTAGCGGTCCGATTCCTCTCCCTACGCATAAGCGTATTTTTACCGTGAACCGTTCGACTTTCGTTAATAAGAAGTCACGTGAACAGTTTGAACTCTCTTCTTATAAGAGATTGATCGACATCTATAGCTCAACAGCTAAGACTGTAGATGCTCTGATGAAGTTGGAGTTACCGAGTGGTGTGGAAGTAGAAATCAAAGTTTAG
- the rplC gene encoding 50S ribosomal protein L3 produces the protein MPGLLGKKIGMTSVFSAEGKNVPCTVIEAGPCVVTQVKSVEKDGYAAVQLGFQDKKEKHTTKPLMGHFKKAGVTPKKHLAEFKEFETELNLGDTVTVELFNDVTFVDVIGTSKGKGFQGVVKRHGFGGVGQATHGQHNRARKPGSIGACSYPAKVFKGMRMGGQLGGDRVTVQNLQVLKVLPDHNLLLIKGSVPGCKGSIVIIEK, from the coding sequence ATGCCAGGATTATTAGGAAAAAAAATCGGAATGACATCCGTTTTCAGTGCCGAGGGTAAGAATGTACCATGCACTGTTATCGAAGCAGGTCCTTGTGTTGTTACTCAAGTTAAGAGTGTCGAAAAAGATGGCTATGCAGCTGTTCAGTTGGGCTTCCAGGATAAGAAGGAGAAGCATACGACTAAACCGTTGATGGGGCACTTTAAGAAGGCTGGAGTAACTCCCAAGAAACACTTGGCTGAGTTCAAAGAATTTGAAACAGAGTTAAATCTGGGTGACACTGTTACCGTAGAATTGTTCAATGATGTAACGTTCGTTGATGTTATCGGAACTTCTAAGGGTAAGGGTTTTCAAGGTGTAGTTAAGAGACATGGTTTTGGTGGTGTAGGTCAGGCTACTCACGGTCAACACAATCGTGCTCGTAAGCCGGGTTCTATCGGTGCTTGTTCATACCCTGCAAAAGTATTCAAAGGAATGCGTATGGGTGGTCAACTTGGCGGCGACAGAGTGACTGTTCAAAACTTACAGGTATTAAAGGTTCTTCCGGATCACAACCTTCTTTTGATTAAGGGTTCTGTTCCCGGTTGCAAAGGTTCAATCGTAATAATTGAAAAATAA
- the rplD gene encoding 50S ribosomal protein L4, whose protein sequence is MEVNVYNIKGEDTGRKITLNESIFGIEPNDHAIYLDVKQFMANQRQGTHKSKERSEISGSTRKIGRQKGGGGARRGDMNSPVLVGGARAFGPKPRDYYFKLNKKVKTLARKSALAYKAQNNAVVIVEDFNFEAPKTKDFVAMTKNLKVSDKKLLVILPEANKNVYLSARNVESANVQTVSGLNTYRVLNAGVVVFTESALSAIDNILM, encoded by the coding sequence ATGGAAGTTAACGTATATAACATTAAAGGTGAAGACACTGGGAGAAAGATTACGTTAAACGAGTCTATCTTCGGAATTGAGCCCAACGACCATGCTATCTATTTAGACGTAAAACAATTTATGGCTAATCAGCGTCAGGGTACACACAAATCAAAAGAAAGAAGTGAGATAAGTGGTTCTACTCGTAAAATTGGTCGTCAGAAAGGCGGTGGCGGTGCACGTCGTGGTGATATGAATTCACCGGTACTTGTTGGTGGTGCTCGTGCTTTCGGTCCTAAACCTAGAGATTACTACTTCAAGTTGAATAAAAAAGTAAAGACATTAGCTCGTAAGTCAGCTTTGGCATATAAAGCTCAGAACAATGCAGTTGTTATTGTAGAAGACTTTAATTTTGAAGCTCCGAAAACGAAAGATTTCGTTGCTATGACAAAAAATCTTAAAGTTTCTGACAAAAAGCTGCTTGTGATTTTACCAGAAGCAAATAAAAACGTATATTTGTCGGCTCGTAACGTGGAAAGTGCAAATGTACAGACAGTCTCAGGATTAAATACTTACAGAGTATTGAATGCTGGGGTTGTTGTGTTTACTGAAAGCGCTCTTTCGGCTATTGACAATATCTTAATGTAA
- the rplW gene encoding 50S ribosomal protein L23 has product MGIIIKPLVTEKMTAITDKANNRFGFIVRPDANKLEIKSEVEALYNVTVVDVNTVKYAGKNKSRYTKAGIINGRTSAYKKAIVTLKEGDTIDFYSNI; this is encoded by the coding sequence ATGGGAATTATTATTAAACCGTTAGTAACAGAGAAAATGACAGCAATTACTGATAAGGCGAACAACCGTTTCGGCTTTATTGTGCGTCCTGATGCTAACAAACTGGAAATTAAGAGTGAAGTTGAAGCCTTATATAACGTTACGGTAGTTGATGTGAATACGGTTAAGTATGCAGGCAAAAATAAAAGCCGTTATACAAAAGCTGGTATCATCAATGGTCGTACGAGTGCTTATAAAAAAGCAATCGTTACGTTGAAAGAAGGAGATACTATTGATTTTTATAGCAATATTTAA
- the rplB gene encoding 50S ribosomal protein L2, with translation MAVRKFKPTTPGQRHKIIGTFEEITARVPEKSLVYGKKSSGGRNSEGKMTMRYIGGGHKKIIRIVDFKRNKDGVPAVVKTIEYDPNRSARIALLFYADGEKRYIIAPNGLQVGATLMSGENAAPEIGNALPLQNIPVGTVIHNIELRPGQGAALVRSAGNFAQLTSREGKYCVIKLPSGEVRQILSTCKATIGSVGNSDHGLESSGKAGRSRWMGRRPRNRGVVMNPVDHPMGGGEGRASGGHPRSRKGLYAKGLKTRAPKKQSSKYIIERRKK, from the coding sequence ATGGCAGTACGTAAATTTAAGCCCACAACACCGGGGCAAAGACATAAAATTATTGGTACCTTTGAGGAAATTACTGCGCGGGTACCAGAAAAATCTCTTGTTTATGGCAAGAAGTCTTCAGGTGGTCGTAACAGCGAAGGTAAGATGACTATGCGCTACATCGGTGGTGGTCATAAGAAGATTATCAGAATTGTAGATTTCAAGAGAAATAAGGACGGTGTGCCTGCAGTGGTTAAAACAATAGAATATGACCCGAATCGTTCGGCTCGTATTGCTTTGTTGTTTTATGCAGATGGAGAAAAAAGATATATAATTGCTCCCAATGGATTGCAAGTAGGTGCGACTTTGATGTCAGGTGAAAATGCAGCTCCGGAAATCGGTAATGCACTTCCTCTTCAGAATATTCCGGTTGGTACTGTAATTCATAACATTGAATTACGTCCGGGTCAAGGCGCAGCTTTGGTTCGTTCGGCTGGTAATTTTGCTCAGCTAACTTCAAGAGAAGGTAAATATTGTGTTATCAAGTTGCCTTCAGGTGAAGTTAGACAAATACTTAGCACTTGTAAAGCTACTATCGGTAGTGTTGGTAATTCAGATCATGGATTGGAAAGTTCAGGTAAAGCTGGACGTTCTCGTTGGATGGGTCGTCGCCCACGGAACCGTGGTGTTGTGATGAACCCGGTTGATCACCCAATGGGTGGTGGTGAAGGACGTGCTTCAGGAGGACACCCAAGATCTCGTAAGGGATTGTATGCTAAGGGACTTAAGACTAGAGCTCCGAAGAAACAATCGTCTAAGTATATTATTGAGAGAAGAAAGAAGTAA
- the rpsS gene encoding 30S ribosomal protein S19, translating into MSRSLKKGPYINVKLEKKVLAMNESGKKIVVKTWARASMISPDFVGHTVAVHNGNKFIPVYVTENMVGHKLGEFAPTRTFRGHAGNKKK; encoded by the coding sequence ATGAGTCGTTCATTAAAAAAAGGTCCGTATATTAACGTTAAGCTTGAGAAGAAAGTTCTTGCTATGAATGAATCAGGCAAGAAAATTGTTGTTAAGACTTGGGCCAGAGCTTCAATGATTTCGCCTGATTTCGTAGGCCATACAGTTGCAGTTCATAACGGAAATAAATTTATTCCTGTATACGTTACCGAAAATATGGTAGGGCACAAGTTGGGCGAATTTGCTCCAACTCGTACTTTCAGAGGACACGCTGGTAACAAGAAAAAATAA